The following are encoded in a window of Podospora pseudoanserina strain CBS 124.78 chromosome 6, whole genome shotgun sequence genomic DNA:
- a CDS encoding hypothetical protein (EggNog:ENOG503P60V), with product MPSPPGTKVPVTWQPPADPDKPACPYRRNFTVDIKSHTPPPPFGGRDYGRGETRTAVPDQTLRSIKHTELVMRNPPLGTANPPAQKTATLTINGELAVADGRGAQLAICTFMPKIAGQRAFQAVAKIYDALYYSFRNKDIPSVPVDVTFDADKDYSREAAAYEHLNKEREAGALAPRYFGSWTFNVTIRIGGTIQQRPVRMILIENVPGPSISQLCLPNSGVALDRASRLEILGRVLDGNARLLFKGIAQNDLAARNVICAYPPGTMPSAMRQPPQRIVLIDYNAAIVYEKTRHGIRPWQRPRSALPPNPMELYWQDTLVEFRGWIPSEWEATPRLRQEWLRSRFGGQNAAKYAPLKTTLEIAK from the coding sequence atgccTTCACCTCCCGGAACTAAAGTCCCTGTGACGTGGCAACCGCCGGCGGACCCGGACAAGCCTGCCTGTCCGTACCGCAGAAACTTCACGGTGGACATCAAGAGCcatactcctcccccaccttttGGTGGCCGAGACTACGGTCGTGGTGAAACACGGACAGCAGTGCCCGACCAGACTCTGCGGTCTATTAAGCATACCGAGCTTGTCATGAGGAACCCACCCCTGGGAACAGCCAATCCGCCAGCGCAGAAGACTGCGACACTGACCATCAATGGCGAGCTCGCCGTCGCCGATGGCCGGGGTGCACAGTTAGCCATTTGCACCTTCATGCCAAAGATCGCTGGGCAGCGCGCCTTCCAGGCCGTGGCAAAAATTTACGACGCGCTGTATTACTCATTCCGCAACAAGGACATACCATCTGTGCCTGTCGATGTTACCTTCGATGCGGACAAGGACTACAGCCGTGAGGCCGCAGCCTACGAGCACCTGAACAAGGAAAGAGAAGCGGGCGCACTGGCCCCAAGATACTTTGGTTCTTGGACCTTCAACGTGACCATCCGAATTGGCGGCACCATTCAGCAACGTCCAGTTCGTATGATTCTCATCGAGAACGTCCCTGGACCTAGCATCAGCCAGCTTTGTCTTCCCAACAGCGGAGTCGCTCTTGACCGGGCATCTCGCCTGGAGATCCTGGGGAGGGTGCTAGATGGCAATGCGAGATTGCTGTTCAAAGGAATCGCACAGAACGATCTGGCTGCCCGTAACGTCATCTGTGCTTACCCACCAGGCACAATGCCCAGCGCCATGCGGCAGCCTCCCCAACGAATCGTCCTGATCGACTACAATGCCGCCATTGTATATGAAAAGACAAGGCATGGAATTCGGCCATGGCAGAGACCGAGGTCCGCGCTCCCACCGAACCCCATGGAGCTCTACTGGCAAGATACACTCGTGGAGTTCCGAGGCTGGATCCCATCAGAGTGGGAAGCGACACCCAGGTTGCGTCAGGAGTGGTTGAGAAGTCGCTTTGGAGGACAGAATGCGGCCAAGTATGCACCACTCAAGACAACACTGGAGATTGCCAAATAG
- a CDS encoding hypothetical protein (EggNog:ENOG503PSPR), with product MAQPVRISQSFANVATNALPTYPNPHGNANATISGDSTRDTDPPYFAIASQNNWNNLGTSFLGNHPASTTPNHQLNVETVSLREDAVHHGSEGDVVRSAAMYLLHPINQALSTHPNIAITCQSEASTNRIRSDITYYRHPNTANPNFKAFAVVEFKKRGVITAAEFATTIRSQTVPTQQVVDNTVAAAMALPHGKQTYFAGDSFVLIKQAASYAVAHRTPYVALFDWDFLVLVHFTQMTPTMDYVGDYCQLQVIPAAQSSAMRGALLGFLAHAYDNAPAV from the coding sequence ATGGCCCAACCAGTCCGTATCTCCCAATCTTTCGCCAACGTCGCGACAAACGCTCTCCCCACCTACCCCAACCCTCATGGAAATGCCAACGCCACCATCTCCGGTGACTCAACCCGCGACACAGACCCCCCCTATTTTGCGATTGCCTCCCAGAACAACTGGAACAACCTGGGCACCAGCTTCTTAGGCAACcaccccgcctccaccacccccaaccatcaGCTCAACGTCGAGACCGTCTCCCTCCGCGAAGACGCCGTCCATCACGGCAGCGAAGGCGACGTCGTCCGCTCGGCCGCAATgtacctcctccaccccatcaaTCAAGCCCTCagcacccaccccaacatcgccatcaccTGCCAGTCCGAAGCCTCCACCAACCGCATCCGCAGCGACATCACCTACTATCGCCACCCCAACACGGCCAACCCAAACTTCAAGGCCTTTGCCGTCGTCGAGTTCAAGAAGCGCGGCGTGATCACGGCGGCCGAGTTCGCCACCACGATCAGGTCCCAAACCGTCCCCACGCAACAGGTGGTTGACAACACGGTGGCAGCCGCCATGGCCCTGCCCCACGGCAAGCAGACGTACTTTGCCGGGGACTCGTTTGTGCTGATCAAGCAGGCGGCTTCGTACGCGGTGGCGCACAGGACGCCGTATGTGGCGCTGTTTGATTGGGACtttctggtgctggtgcaCTTCACGCAGATGACGCCGACGATGGACTATGTGGGGGATTACTGCCAGCTGCAGGTGATTCCGGCTGCGCAGTCGTCGGCGATGAGGGGGGCGTTGTTGGGATTTTTGGCACATGCTTACGATAATGCTCCGGCTGTGTAG
- the vps35 gene encoding retromer complex subunit Vps35 (EggNog:ENOG503NVAF; COG:U; BUSCO:EOG09260T28): MMRKCLDTPGKLMDALKCCSTLVSELRTSSLGPKQYYELYMSVFDALRYLSVHLRENHPVNHLADLYELVQYAGNIIPRLYLMMTVGTAYMSVEGAPVKELMKDMMDMSRGVQHPIRGLFLRYYLMGQARDYLPTGDSDGPEGNLQDSINFVLTNFVEMNKLWVRLQHQGHSRERDQRTQERKELQLLVGSNIVRLSQLVDLPAYKNGILAPLLEQVVQCRDVLAQEYLLEVITQVFPDEFHLYTLDQFLGAVSRLNPHVDVKAIVIGLMDRLSSYAERESQDETEEDRGKMEEDALTELLEKVKLGKLNAESPSTEPPTDTAEVPRNGDQNPDDASSTAETLNKDDNQPAPSVADTEATAVDNAEAEPAKKRRGIPENVRLYEIFFGQVKNLVQAQHLPIQDTIALCVSLTNLALNIYPERLDYVDQIFDYANSKVKEHANSPDLHSQPAQQSLLALLQSPLRRYVSLFTALSLPTYVPLFQSQTYPTRRAVAGEVARHLLKNHTFISTPAQLENVLEILKVLIKEGSQAPAGYPGVVQPRARALETDETMEEQGWLARLIHLIHSEDNDTQFRLLQMTRKVYAEGNERIRTTTPPLITAGLKLARRFKKREHYDDNWSSQSSALFKFLHSAVSTLYTRVNGSGAAELSLRLFCSCGQVADQTGFEEVAYEFFAQAFTVYEEAVSDSKAQFQAVCVIASALHRTRNFGKENYDTLITKCAQHASKLLRKPDQCRAVYLASHLWWATPGAGEEEEGGGDLYRDGKRVLECLQRALRVADSCMETATSIELFVEILDRYVYYFDQKNESVTTKYLNGLIELIHSNLAGNQQDSASVDASKKHFLQTLEIIRSKEYEGVVLTPK, translated from the exons ATGATGCGCAAATGCCTGGATACTCCCGGGAAGCTTATGGATGCCCTCAAGTGCTG CTCGACTCTCGTCTCCGAGCTCCGGACAAGCAGCCTCGGCCCGAAGCAATACTACGAATTATACATGTCAGTTTTCGATGCCCTCCGATATCTGTCTGTCCACCTGCGCGAAAATCATCCCGTCAACCACCTTGCCGATCTCTACGAACTTGTGCAATATGCCGGCAACATCATCCCACGCCTATACCTGATGATGACGGTCGGGACGGCCTACATGTCGGTCGAGGGTGCCCCTGTCAAGGAGCTCATGAAGGATATGATGGACATGAGCCGTGGCGTTCAGCACCCCATACGTGGGCTGTTTCTGCGCTATTACCTCATGGGCCAAGCCAGAGACTATCTGCCCACCGGCGACTCCGACGGGCCCGAAGGAAACCTCCAGGACTCGATCAACTTTGTCCTCACCAACTTCGTCGAGATGAACAAACTGTGGGTGCGTCTCCAGCACCAAGGACATTCAAGAGAGCGGGACCAGCGGACCCAAGAACGCAAGGAGCTTCAGCTGTTAGTGGGGAGCAACATCGTGCGACTAAGCCAGCTCGTCGACCTTCCGGCCTACAAGAATGGCATCCTCGCGCCCCTGCTCGAGCAGGTTGTCCAATGTCGAGACGTCTTGGCCCAAGAATATCTTCTCGAGGTTATTacccaggttttcccagacgAGTTCCACCTCTACACATTGGACCAGTTTCTTGGCGCCGTCTCGAGGCTCAATCCCCACGTCGACGTCAAGGCTATTGTGATAGGCCTGATGGACAGGCTGTCAAGTTATGCAGAACGCGAGTCACAGGACGAGACAGAGGAAGACAGGggcaagatggaggaggacgctTTGACAGAGTTGCTCGAGAAGGTGAAGCTGGGCAAACTGAACGCAGAGTCGCCAAGTACGGAGCCACCAACTGATACAGCCGAAGTCCCACGAAACGGGGACCAGAATCCGGATGATGCTTCTTCGACAGCGGAAACACTAAATAAAGACGATAACCAGCCAGCCCCTTCAGTCGCTGATACCGAAGCGACCGCAGTGGACAACGCCGAGGCTGAGCCAGCCAAGAAGCGGCGAGGCATTCCGGAAAACGTCCGGCTGTACGAGATATTCTTCGGCCAAGTCAAGAATCTTGTGCAAGCACAACATCTCCCCATTCAAGATACAATTGCACTTTGTGTCTCTTTGACAAATCTCGCCCTCAACATTTACCCCGAGCGGTTGGACTATGTCGATCAAATCTTCGACTACGCCAACAGCAAGGTGAAGGAGCACGCCAACAGCCCAGATCTTCATTCGCAACCAGCGCAGCAAAGTCTTTTGGCGCTTCTCCAGAGCCCGCTCCGGAGATATGTGTCCCTTTTTACTGcgctctccctcccaacatATGTTCCTCTCTTCCAATCACAGACCTACCCGACTCGGAGGGCGGTAGCCGGCGAGGTAGCCAGGCACCTCCTCAAGAACCACACTTTCATTTCCACACCCGCACAACTAGAGAATGTGCTCGAGATCCTCAAAGTTCTCATCAAGGAAGGGTCCCAAGCACCAGCGGGTTATCCCGGCGTCGTCCAGCCCCGCGCCCGTGCCCTCGAGACAGACGAGACAATGGAAGAGCAAGGCTGGCTTGCCAGACTCATCCACCTTATCCACTCCGAAGATAACGACACCCAATTCCGCCTCTTGCAAATGACTAGAAAGGTCTACGCCGAAGGCAACGAGCGCatccgcaccaccaccccaccgcTCATCACCGCCGGCCTCAAGCTCGCGCGCCGCTTCAAGAAGAGGGAGCACTACGACGACAACTGGTCTTCCCAGTCTTCCGCCTTGTTCAAGTTTCTGCACTCTGCCGTCTCAACGCTCTACACAAGAGTCAATGGCTCCGGCGCGGCGGAGTTGTCTCTGAGACTCTTTTGCTCGTGCGGGCAGGTGGCTGACCAAACGggctttgaggaggtggcgtATGAGTTTTTTGCGCAGGCCTTTACGGTGTacgaggaggcggtgagCGATTCGAAGGCGCAGTTTCAGGCCGTTTGTGTTATTGCGAGCGCGCTGCACAGGACGAGGAACTTCGGGAAGGAAAATTATGATACGCTGATTACGAAGTGTGCGCAGCATGCGAGCAAGCTGTTGAGGAAGCCGGATCAGTGCAGGGCTGTGTATTTGGCTAGTCATTTGTGGTGGGCTACGCccggggcgggggaggaggaggagggaggcggggat CTCTATCGTGACGGCAAGAGGGTGCTCGAGTGTCTGCAGCGGGCGTTGAGAGTGGCGGATAGCTGCATGGAGACTGCGACGAGCATTGAGTTGTTCGTCGAGATTTTGGACCGTTATGTGTATTATTTTGATCAGAAGAATGAGTCG GTCACAACGAAATACCTCAACGGCCTTATCGAGCTTATACACTCCAACCTTGCCGGCAACCAACAGGACAGCGCGAGTGTGGATGCTAGCAAGAAGCACTTTTTGCAAACGTTGGAGATTATCAGGAGTAAGGAGtatgagggggtggtgttgacgcCGAAGTGA
- a CDS encoding hypothetical protein (EggNog:ENOG503NV1R; COG:O; COG:P; MEROPS:MER0015691) — protein sequence MPSEKQRYEPVPPIPTYDEAVASGSNSDWQQRDLAPSPIDDSGAGAVEGQSLLRGSRHAHNPTDPASQRGSRPGGYRAPTVETDDEDSLFSSDDSDSDEETRQVRREMQELEIDDSDVRGGSRPSWGKRIGLSLPQWRWRWKWKLPRLRRRAATADESNTDPEAANAETETPASRFAFPQFGSAALLLLVARILAIFMLLGFLYLIFASDMFTSMARRMGSTAFPPERIRLYIENSMNPDHLAEYSKRYTSYAHLAGTEGDFALMEYTEAQFRRHGLENVRRDTYHVYLNYPKAGGRAVEILGDDGKVKWTAKLEEDEVGGETTGRQTYAFHGHSKSGDVKGPLIYAHYGSREDFQTLKDRGIDTKGAIALVRYYGTQTDRALKVKAAELAGFAGCLIYTDPKDAGYLKGPTAPLGRWMPADGVQRGSVSLMSWVVGDVLTPGWGSKKDQPRVKVDQAEGLVKIPSLPLGWRDAQILLQHLKGHGQHIPDGWAGGVPSIDEWWTGNLSSPIVRLKNEQDEVEKQAIWNVYGRIGGIEQDAKSIIIGNHRDAWAFGAADPASGTAVMMEVIRVFGSLLAQGWRPLRTIEFMSWDAEEYNLIGSTEYVEQNDDFLRENALAYINLDTAVTGGEFHAAGNPVFKKLLLEVLARTTDEHYPDPKNQFKSLLDLWNERSADLEGLGAGSDYVAFQDIAGTASIDLHFDGPGYPAHSSYENHDWMAVEGDPSWVYHTILCRVVGLLVFELSNRPIMPFDMPAYADKLSEWVGDLETWARNQTGYDEKIFKVTKLREAADEVAMAVRRFVKWETEWENKVIATNGYETNGLGDMRAEYNSRMGRFDSDLLDIDGIPGRKQFKHVVFGPQRWSSYDEGYFPAVRDAIEDGQWEEAMRRLEKVAGIMVKAAENLAAR from the exons ATGCCTTCCGAAAAACAGCGGTACGAACCGGTACCTCCGATACCGACCTACGATGAGGCCGTcgccagcggcagcaacagcgacTGGCAGCAACGAGATctcgccccctccccgatCGACGATTCCGGAGCCGGCGCAGTAGAGGGGCAATCCCTCCTAAGGGGCTCCCGACATGCACACAATCCTACAGATCCTGCCTCACAGCGTGGCAGCCGACCAGGTGGCTACCGAGCGCCAACTGTTGAaaccgacgacgaagacAGCCTGTTCAGCTCCGATGATTCCGATTCAGATGAAGAGACCCGCCAAGTGCGCCGGGAAATGCAAGAGCTGGAGATTGACGACTCGGACGTGCGCGGGGGAAGCCGGCCGTCGTGGGGGAAGCGCATAGGGCTCTCACTACCACAGTGGcgctggaggtggaagtggaagttACCAAGATTACGTCGCCGAGCTGCAACGGCTGATGAGAGCAATACCGACCCGGAGGCGGCAAATGCAGAGACAGAAACACCAGCCTCGCGCTTTGCGTTCCCCCAGTTTGGGAGCGcggcgctgctgcttctggtcGCCCgcatcctcgccatcttcatgCTCCTGGGGTTTCTCTACTTGATATTCGCCAGCGACATGTTCACCAGCATGGCCAGGAGAATGGGAAGCACCGCGTTCCCGCCGGAGAGGATCAGGCTGTACATCGAGAATTCCATGAATCCAGATCATCTTGCAGAGTACTCCAAGCGCTACACCAGCTATGCGCATTTGGCAGGGACCGAAGGAGATTTTGCGCTCATGGAGTACACTGAAGCCCAGTTCCGTCGGCATGGATTGGAAAATGTTAGGCGAGACACGTACCATGTTTACCTCAACTACCCCAAGGCTGGGGGCAGAGCAGTGGAGATTCTGGGTGACGACGGTAAAGTCAAGTGGACGGCCAAgttggaggaagatgaagtcGGTGGTGAAACGACAGGCCGTCAAACATACGCTTTCCATGGACATTCCAAGTCGGGGGATGTCAAAGGGCCCCTGATTTATGCTCACTACGGCTCGAGGGAGGACTTCCAGACGCTAAAGGACAGAGGCATCGACACCAAGGGTGCGATTGCCTTGGTCAGATACTATGGCACCCAAACTGACAGGGCActcaaggtcaaggctgcTGAGCTCGCCGGATTTGCAGGTTGTCTCATCTACACAGATCCAAAGGATGCCGGGTACCTGAAGGGTCCGACAGCACCATTGGGCCGTTGGATGCCAGCTGATGGTGTCCAGAGAGGCTCCGTCAGTCTGATGAGTTGGGTAGTGGGTGATGTGTTGACTCCCGGCTGGGGCAGTAAGAAAGACCAGCCTCGTGTCAAGGTTGACCAGGCCGAGGGTCTTGTCAAAATCCCCAGTCTTCCCCTTGGCTGGCGCGATGCCCAAATTCTCCTTCAGCATCTCAAGGGACATGGGCAACATATTCCCGATGGCTGGGCCGGCGGTGTCCCTTCCATCGACGAGTGGTGGACCGGCAACCTTTCATCACCCATTGTCCGCCTCAAGAATGAGCAAGATGAAGTCGAGAAGCAAGCTATCTGGAATGTCTACGGCCGCATCGGTGGCATTGAGCAGGATGCAAAGTCTATCATCATCGGCAACCACCGCGACGCCTGGGCCTTTGGAGCTGCCGACCCCGCCTCTGGAACAGCCGTCATGATGGAAGTCATCCGAGTGTttggcagcctcctggcGCAAGGCTGGCGCCCCTTGCGCACAATCGAGTTCATGTCCTGGGATGCGGAAGAATACAACCTCATCGGCTCGACAGAATACGTCGAGCAAAACGACGACTTCCTACGTGAGAACGCGCTCGCATacatcaacctcgacacGGCCGTGACCGGGGGCGAGTTCCACGCCGCCGGCAACCCCGtcttcaagaagctcctGCTCGAAGTCCTAGCCAGGACAACAGACGAGCACTACCCCGACCCGAAAAACCAGTTCAaatccctcctcgacctctgGAACGAACGCTCGGCCGATCTGGAAGGACTCGGCGCCGGCTCGGACTATGTCGCCTTTCAGGACATTGCCGGTACCGCCTCCATCGACCTCCACTTTGATGGACCTGGCTACCCAGCCCACTCGTCGTACGAGAACCATGACTGGATGGCTGTTGAAGGGGACCCGTCTTGGGTCTACCACACTATTCTTTGCCGCGTCGTCGGCCTTTTGGTATTTGAGCTGTCTAACCGCCCAATCATGCCGTTTGACATGCCCGCTTACGCGGATAAGCTTTCGGAGTGGGTTGGTGATTTGGAAACCTGGGCGAGAAACCAAACAGGTTACGACGAGAAGATCTTCAAGGTCACGAAACTCAGAGAAGCGGCCGATGAAGTCGCGATGGCGGTTAGGAGGTTTGTAAAGTGGGAGACGGAGTGGGAGAATAAGGTTATTGCGACGAATGGTTACGAGACGAACGGGCTGGGGGATATGAGGGCTGAGTATAATTCTaggatggggaggtttgaTTCGGATTTGTTGGATATTGATGGG ATACCGGGAAGGAAACAGTTTAAACATGTGGTTTTTGGGCCGCAGAGGTGGTCGAGTTATGATGAGGGGTATTTCCCTGCTGTGAGGGACGCGATTGAGGACGggcagtgggaggaggcgatgaggaggttggagaaggtggcggGGATTATGGtcaaggcggcggagaatTTGGCTGCAAGGTga
- a CDS encoding hypothetical protein (COG:E; CAZy:AA3; EggNog:ENOG503PBPR) codes for MSLSKFCLLASASLVSLTTGLSTPHANIKRQVSQLRESYDFVIVGGGTSGLTVADRLSEAFPQKTVLVVEYGDVEYAPSSFDPPVDWYGPNSFQSASLWVFFSQPNPEYNNLTALSFAGQVVGGSSAINGQFFDRPSRHDLDSWTQLGVSSDWNWRGMFPYFKKSIKFTAPSAQVAQQYNYTWDLSSYGGTTPIHSSFPPFQWADNSVVLNGWRELGVHTRQDCAGGDKEGLCAVPTSQHPITARRSHAGLGHYADVVGTRSNYDLLVKHQAVRVVYPNGVNSGPPLLDVRSLTTNARFNITANAEVVLSAGAYHTPTVLLRSGIGAANILAASGITQVLELPGVGANLQDHPGSTGVAWNYTKPGNWTPMPEEMADPTFKADATAAFDEVPARGPYTMALGNRAIYISLPNTTPNYLSIIRKILRQTVDGSAASFLPADYRDNAALARGYRDQLAVLAKLLLNPKAPNLETPWSTGYSAPAILLHPLSRGTVRLNPADHLAQPIVDSRHGSNPVDFDMQLANVKWSRRLLDTPTMKRYGAVETAPGEAVQSDAELLAFIKSAATLSYQHPCCTAALGPKNKGGVVDNKLRVHGAKGLRVVDISVLPLVISAHTSSTAYALGEKAADVIIKEWR; via the exons ATGTCGCTTTCCAAGTTCTGTCTGCTGGCGTCTGCCTCGTTGGTGAGCTTGACCACCGGGCTGAGCACACCACATGCCAATATCAAGCGTCAGGTCTCCCAGTTGCGTGAGAGTTATGACTTTGTCATTGTTGGCGGAGGTACAAGTGGTCTCACGGTAGCTGATCGGTTGAGTGAAGCTTTTCCACAGA AAACTGTACTGGTTGTTGAGTACGGCGATGTTGAGTACGCTCCATCAAGCTTCGATCCACCGGTCGACTGGTATGGGCCGAATTCATTTCAAAGCGCCTCCCTCTGGGTATTTTTCTCCCAGCCGAACCCCGAATACAACAACTTGACGGCCCTCAGCTTTGCTGGGCAAGTGGTCGGTGGAAGCAGTGCTATCAATGGCCAATTCTTCGATCGGCCATCACGTCACGATCTTGATTCCTGGACCCAGCTCGGCGTTTCTTCAGACTGGAACTGGCGGGGAATGTTTCCCTATTTCAAAAAG AGCATCAAGTTCACCGCACCATCAGCACAGGTGGCTCAGCAGTACAACTACACCTGGGATCTTTCTTCTTACGGCGGCACGACACCCATCCATTCCagttttccccccttccaatGGGCCGACAACTCCGTCGTCCTGAACGGCTGGAGGGAGCTGGGTGTCCACACACGTCAGGACTGCGCTGGCGGTGACAAAGAGGGTCTCTGTGCAGTTCCTACTTCACAGCATCCCATCACTGCAAGACGTTCTCATGCTGGGCTTGGCCACTACGCCGATGTAGTTGGGACTCGTTCCAATTACGATCTGCTTGTGAAGCATCAGGCAGTCAGAGTCGTCTACCCCAACGGAGTCAATTCTGGCCCTCCACTTCTCGATGTCCGATCGCTAACCACCAATGCTCGGTtcaacatcaccgccaaTGCTGAGGTTGTTCTCTCGGCTGGCGCCTACCACACACCCACTGTTCTTCTTAGAAGCGGCATCGGTGCTGCCAATATCCTTGCAGCGTCTGGAATTACACAGGTGCTTGAACTGCCAGGAGTCGGTGCCAATCTTCAGGATCATCCTGGGAGCACAGGCGTGGCTTGGAACT ACACCAAGCCTGGAAACTGGACCCCAATGCCAGAGGAAATGGCCGACCCAACTTTCAAGGCTGATGCCACGGCTGCGTTTGACGAGGTGCCAGCGCGCGGTCCTTACACCATGGCCTTGGGCAACCGGGCCATCTACATTtctctcccaaacaccacacccaaCTACCTCAGCATCATTCGCAAAATCCTCAGACAGACAGTAGATGGATCCGCAGCATCCTTCCTGCCAGCCGACTACAGAGACAACGCAGCACTGGCCAGAGGCTACAGAGACCAGCTCGCCGTCTtggccaagctcctcctcaaccccaaggCCCCCAACCTTGAAACCCCATGGTCAACAGGTTATTCCGCCCCAGCgatccttcttcatcccctcaGCCGTGGGACGGTCCGCCTCAACCCGGCAGATCATCTTGCTCAGCCCATTGTTGACAGCAGACATGGCAGCAACCCAGTCGACTTTGACATGCAGCTTGCTAATGTGAAGTGGTCACGAAGACTGCTTGACACACCCACGATGAAGCGCTACGGCGCGGTGGAAACTGCCCCGGGTGAAGCTGTGCAGAGTGATGCGGAGTTGTTGGCGTTTATCAAGAGCGCTGCGACGTTGAGTTATCAGCATCCGTGCTGCACTGCTGCGTTGGGACCGAAGAATaaggggggtgtggtggatAATAAGCTGAGGGTGCACGGggcgaaggggttgagggtggtggatatcaGTGTTTTGCCTTTGGTTATCAGTGCGCATACGAGCTCGACGGCTTATGCGCTGGGTGAGAAGGCTGCGGATGTTATTATTAAGGAGTGGAGGTGA